Part of the Haliotis asinina isolate JCU_RB_2024 chromosome 8, JCU_Hal_asi_v2, whole genome shotgun sequence genome is shown below.
ATTGCTTTTTCCTTTGCTAAGTGTGCTGGAACCGACCACGCTACAACATGAGGTTTGGTCGACGGTTCTACTTCTACAGCCATCAATCCAATACCTGCCACACCTTCAACGCCAAGAGATTCGACCGCACCTCCTACTTCACTAATGCCAGGGCGTGTCTCCGACAGTGTAAATGCAGGCGCCCTGACCACGAAAGGCGCGTGTATCAACAAACCAGTTTACATCCGGGTTCAGGACAGAACATCAATGTGGTTTAAGTGAGAGGACTCACGACGTCTTGCTCTTGACTTCCTGCACTACGACGGAATCAGTGTCTGTCAAGGACGTGGTAATTTTACAAAGAGGTTCGTTTCAAGAGGCTATATTCTACGCAAAAATACTGCAATAAATCTGTCCTAAAACTTTCTTTAGAATATGTGTCGTTTATTTATCAAACGATTTGTCATTTATTACATATGTACTTTGGCATAGTTTGAACCCAACAGGAAGAAAATAtggtatgaccagaaattattgagaattttaggaATGTGCTTAATTGGATTTCTATTATAACAACCTTGATCAGCTATCAGGTGTTTGGCTCCATTCAACAGAGACAACCCCGTTAATCctttttcattagtttctgaagAGTTGTACCCCCTTTGTTTACCGGCcagcagacgacattttcagtgatccttaGTAATGGATGAATTATAATATTATAACAAGGACATCAGATCAACTAAAGTGATTTCAAGCAGAACAAGCGTCCCTCTGTCCACTGTTTATGTTATGAAAATGGATATGGCATAGAGTAGTACCATGGAGCCGCAAGAAGGCCCAGAAAATTGACTGTCTTTGACAGGAAGGGGCTTCGTAAACCAAACGAACTTAAGGATAAATGTAATTGATGCAGGaactgtggctgtctgtaaggagACAATTAGGTGTGAGCTGCATGTAACTGGTTGGCAGAAAAGTCGAGGAATGAAACCTGACCAAAGGAGCAGAGGTTGAACTGGTGTTTTTTCAGCACAGAAGGTTTAACtgggacaatgtgattttctcagaAGAAAGTTCTGTGAGGCTGTTTCCTAACACACtgaaattctggaccaaacaaactgagAAGCCTTTGTATCAGCGCCCAAAGTACAGCCTTAAATAtaacatgtggggtggcatatctgtGATAGGGGCAATACCCCTCTGtgtatttaaaaggaatatgaacagtgagcAGTACACAGATATCCTCGGAGGATATTACTACCATCTGCTCACGTGttctatggaaatgttttgattttccagcaggacaacgaccCAAAACATCGTTCAAAGCATTCACAGGCCTGGTTTAGGGGCCAGCATATAGCATTATTAGATTGGCCAAGCTGTATCCCTTACTTAAATTCAACAgagaatgttttgggacttatgaaGAAAAGTGTCAGTGAGgcaaatctgacaaatattactgaaatgaaagaagaggttGTCCAATATCGGGACAGCAAGAACCACGCTTTCCTAACTTCTCTGATCAGCAATATGCTCTGCCGCATAGAAGCTTGCATTGCTGCCtatggtgacttgacaaaatacaaaCTGTTCACCTGTTtttgaatctggagttatgttctgctaatattcacatttaatgcGCGAGTAATCAGTGagaaagaaatgaaaaattAATGATATTTAAgctctcaataatttctggttaTGCTTTACAACAGATATAAGAAAATACAAACAGTTGGTGTTCTCGTGATTTCTCAAATATCATATTCATTTTTAAGAAGAACAATACTAAACGAAGATTGGCCGTTTTATTTTTGGGTAAACCAAATCTTCAAGGCAAATCTAAGACATTCCAGTATTGGTAAATCATTTCCATTTGAAAGTGGTGGAGCTCGCGATGATTTGAAATCTGATCTCGACACGAAAGTTCCAGTTGAGCGTTTCGGATGGAAAACGGGCCCACGTAATATGAGTTTAAGGTATGATGTTTCTGAAAAAGTATTTGATTGTTATTTGTTTGAACTATTATCTTAATGATATTGACCGATATAAGCACGTTCGGACATGTTCcgtctgaaataaaaacatcgGTGAATCTGTGTCGTTATTTTCGAATTTCCTTTGGAAACCCAAAACTTTCATCAACGCAATTTTCGtacagttttgattttttgtcGTAACCAGTATTTGTTTATACTGATTTGGGGAATAACAGTATTATATTTACTTCGTGAAAATTTGTAAATCGCAAATGATAACATGATAATGATATAAATATCAGTTTGTCAATGTCTACAATAATGTACAGACCAGGTGTATATGTGATTTACCGATATGAAATAAACGGTGTTGGAAACTGAGTATGTGGATGTGCTATTTTTCATATACTGCCAAACGTGTTCCATTAAATCCTGAGGGGCAAAACACGGAGGGACGGTATGGGCACCTGAGGATGGGGAAGGGTGCTTCTGACATTTTAAAAAGATTTCAGCAACTTGAAATATATGCCAGGTGATTTAATTTAAAGGTGTAAGTAGGATCGTACAAAAGATATGATAATACAGTTTTTGCAGATGTAAATCTTATCACTATTTTTACTTCTTTCTTCTTACTTTACTTTCTACTTCTTATTCTTTACAAAATTAGACAGGTTAAGGTTTGGTTGCACAAACGTATGTCAGGGGTCCTGTTCATTTAGggacatttttcacaaatgaccaTTGACACTTTAATGATGTCAAAAGGGAATCTATCCAAATCCTCGCAATGATTAAATCCACTATCTGAAATTGGTGATATGCTCATCTCTTTTCTTCTGAGTTAGATATGTAACTGTATGTTCAAATTTCAGTTTCAGAAACATGAGCTGACAGAAATGTAAATTAACAGCAATGACCGGTATGTACCAACAGATAAAAGGCAAAGGCGCCTCAAGGAAAATGTCACTTGAACCTTTCAAGGTTCTGGATCTAGCAAAACTTTGGGAGACTATTTGCATATGCCGCTGATTTCAATATtatgaaaaaagaaatatattcagCATACTTCTCATATACATTCAGTGCAGAGAGAAGAGGAACTCCACGTGACTGTCAATAAAAAGACGGACTTAAACTGTCGTGCTGAGGAAAGCATACAGCTGAGAACTGGTTTTGACTACAACATGCGTCAAAACGATACAACTGCAAAATGCTAGGTCCAGCGCTGCCATTCAATAGCCATTTTGTACATACTGTTTTTGTGGGGTGTcttctgtttgtttggttgtttctatTTTTTGGTTGTTGTATTATTGTTGGGTTATCTTTGGTGGTGTTTTTTGTGTTTGCGATCACGAAACGTGGTTTAAAGCTGTCTTTGGTCCGTCATTTATGAGTATCCTCTTCTCAGGGTAGATAAAACATTCACTGGTCATTGTGATTAACATATGAATCTATTGAATGCTTTATGACATAACGTCAGATGCAGCTGAAAAGCGGTCGATGATTGGTCCTTCACACATTTTGTAGAGAGTGCATAATGAGCATGCGCGGAACGTAGTATATCCTGGTATGGTCACCATCTGTACTCTATAAGCCGTCCAATGATGGATCTCGCATGCACCAGTGGATGTGTTGTACGTGTAGTACGCAGTTAACCGTCTGTAAGTTATTAAGGATCTCCTTTCTTGacattctgaaaatgaatgcaTTGAATCTAAACTCTAAAACTAAGAATCGATGCGCAGTAACCTATTCCGCTCATGGGAGACCGTACGGACTTGAGTTTGGAACTAGGTCAAATGAATAGAGTACCAGTAACGTGGCTGATTACAActaccgttgatcactggagcgTCGGGTCCAGCCTACATTGATTACAGGCTGTCTTCATGTATCAAGCAAACCTAGTGGGTGAATATGGCCAAAACAAACAGGTAATCTTCAGATGACACAATCGACCTCGAATTTCCAGTTCCATCAATGCCTTTCTGTTGAATACGGGATCAAGGTGACGATTTCATGCCAGtccaacatattttcaaaccaaGACACTAATCAGATCGGTTCAGAGTTTTTAGTCCACAATCATAGGCTTCTGGTAGAAGGGACGCAGTTCTTCTATGCGGGTTCCCGCACCACCATTTTGTCAACTTTGAAAGTTCATGGTCGTTAGTGGTTGTTCATTGGGCGTTTAAcgcagcattcagcaatattcgggCTACATGATAACACTCTGagaattatcgagtctggaccaaacagtccagtgatcaacatcataagcatcgatatgtcaattttgaaattaggatgcgatgacatgtgtcaatgaatTCAGAtatgcctgaccacccaatcctgttagtcgcctctcacgacaagggGTGATTGTTGAAGAcgatttctaacccggatattcgcGGGTGTAATGTACGGTTACTGGTGTTCTTACGTTTTCCCATTTTGCTTGAAAAAGATGGGCAGCATAATGTCTGGGGAACGCTCTTGTTTCCTCGGATCCGACATGAAGACCCTTTTTCACACACTTTGCCCTAAAACACATGAAAGGAACAATACTTGCAACAATGAGCTGACACGAGTCGCTATGAGTTGCATGTGTTTGGATGAATGAGAATCGCTTTTGGTAATATAACTAGGATATGACGGCTGAGGACTCCAGGAAATACACTTCACTCTTTGTACCAATGGTAGAAATCGAGCAAgactttcggcgtgacgaacaaacgcttttAACAGTAGACTGTGCCACAATCCTGGATTGTATATTAGTGGCCTACATTTAAGCAGTTAATTACCGTTAAAAACAAGCTCAGCATCAAGTAAATATATGTACTGCTTGGGAAGGCATAGATGCAGACTGGAtgcttttcaaaatgttgagaTAGAATCTTAACCGCCAAAGTCAGGATTACATATCTCGATCTGTTCCCCTCCGAGCCCTGGGTTAATGCCATTGACTAATTCACTCTCTTAACATCTATGAAATCGTACGAGAATCACTTGATCAGCTGACCATTGGTCCACTCCATCAACCAATCATCTTGCATCCACTCACCAGACAGGGGAGCCAGAACCTGCATCGACACACCTGTGTTGTAACTGGTCCCCGGGAACACAGGTAGCGACACACTGCTTGTTCAGGTGAAGATTCATCCTTCACACTCTGTATAACACCTGCAACATGACATGAATCTGACATATAATGGATAGTATCACCCGTGCCATAAATCGGTATCATGCTATGTGGGTATGTGCTTCATACATGGAAAATGTGGGTTCATGCCATCCGTTTTCTTCGGTAATATTAATACACTCAGCAACAAAAATACACACTGTCAAATGCATGTGCTTCGataatgtgtgtttgtttgttgtgtgtgtgtgtgtgtgtgtgtgtgtgtgtgtgtgtgtgtgtgtgtgtgtgatattgcttatatgtgaaatgttttgtgACACATATAACACACCACTATTGGACATATTGTATTTaagcagtatatatatcattaaaaaagtaggggatgttCCATTTTCCAATCATACCAATGCCAATGTCAGTGCATATGAGATAAATAatgtatatccatacagatgaaacatttccacagGAAGGGAATAAATAGTCAAACCTTGCATTAATTTGTCTTTATCATCCGCTTCCTCCTtggtttcatcatttacatgTTTTCAATCTTGTAAACCcactttttaatggtatatattaTTCCTCCATGGACTTACTTTCAGGGAGGAGAAAGCTTTCGGTTGTGATGTTCGGTTGGCTCCTAGCTTCAAGCGCAACCAGGAACCATCCCATGACACCAATAAATATCAACTGTAACAAAACACATCTTCAGTAAACATCACTTttacacagaaaatacacacatatTTAGATAAGCCATAAGACCCTAGTGCTGTGTACGatacacaaaacaacccacagtTCAACTAGGTCAAGAGTCCTATGATACTGTTAAAGCAAAGGGAGGTTCCACTGTACGATTATATTGTCGGGGTAATTAAGGCCTGATTTTCAAATCACTCACAGGGTGTCAAAAGGATCAATAAACTTTCACTACTTGGGTGGGTCTACTTAACTTTCTGATAATTGCTTACATAATTAAGGGACACTGAATGTGGCTCGTGAGCATATGATGAATGTAATGGTATCTAGGCCTACTTCACAGACACATCGTGACACCACGAATCGAAACCACGAATATACAAGCCAACTTTGTAAAGAAAAAAACCAGGCATTTGGTCCAGATGAaattagtttgttgtttgtttaaggcagcactcagcacaatctaaaacaaaaaaacaaatgcTATAAAACTATGCACCCTAAACGTACATGCTCACTAACACCAACAGTACAGAAAACAGATACTCTATGTCTGTATTCAGGTCGGAACTTCAGGTGGCTATCGGAAGAGAAACAGTAACAAGTCAACCACGCATGGCCAAGCAGTGAGGACCCTGCTCGTCCGGTCACTATACTAAACAATGCCAGACTTCGGGACAGACAATCTTTATTTATAATAATTAACCGTACCAATGATGACTTTGTGCAGTAACAAATTAGCAATTACAACCTTAAAAGAATAGGTAaaataaaatgtgacatatgtatcGAAAGAGCCTACATGAATGTGCATTCATGTAGGATACTTGTACAAGTGGTAATTCGAACAAATGGCAAAGTTAAGGCaaaaacaacactgaaagacAGAAGAGCGGCACGAAAAACATGCGCACTAACAAAGGTAGACAATGATTATGCACCAAATGTATAACAATACGCTCACCTTTTTGTGGACACGTGGTATCATCCCTTTTTCCATTCATAAGCATCTGCTTGTGATTTTAAATTAAATCTGCTTTAGCAAAGATTACTATTAAATATGTAGAGATCTTCTACCTTGGAAACACACGACCACATGACATTTCGTTATGGATAACATTTTTGTTTGCAGAGACATATTCACTGATAGAATGATGGATACATTCTTTCCTGAGACAATGTAAATGTTTTCGTTGTTTAAAAAGTGTCTTATTAGAATCCCGATCTGTCATAGTCACACCCACTGGCATATCACCAAAAATGACATTTGGCTGGTTTACACTTCTATCGGCAGACCATTTAGATTGCAAATCTAACATTTACaatatttttgttaaaaaaaacccaaaaaatcCCAATGGGTTGCAGAGCATCATTTGCCTGAAAACAGGAAATCCCCTCATCATCTCACAAGTTGGAAagacaaaaatgttttgaattccaatgttttaaccGGAGTTCAACGTGCGGTTACACAGAAGTTGGATGTATGTCAACAACTTGATCTGATTAGTATTTGAAGACCAGACCGTCAGTCTCACGTGTGACAACATCGTGATACTCGTGACGCTGATAATGGTTTCATTGAAGTGGATCCAAGTTACAATCATGCCAACGGGGTTGGCCAAACACGTATCTATTGATAAACCAAGCCGCACGTTATAGTTGTGTCTCATTTCATACAAAGTGGCACTAACTAAATATCAGGCTTGGGGTGCGATGACAAGATTCACCTCGTCGAAGATATGGCACGCACATTGATGTGTTCCTTCAGTGCAGTCTATGAttgtttgaaacaaccttttCAATAGAGCAGTACTGAAGCACTCGGATGGATGTAAAGTTTTAGTTGGGGTGGGTATTGCAGAAATTTCATATTGAGATATATTGCGATGTGAAAGCACATATTGCTTTACCTATTGCATTATATTGCAAGAAGTTTTTTTAACCAAAAAACTCCTTATAATTGAGCTGTTTCATTTATAAAgccaaaacacaacaaactcATTATGCTTGATTATGCTGTAGTTAAAAACTTTTAATCTTGGCCAAACAAAAGTATAAATAATGTTTGGCTCAAATGAAACAAGGAAAAGAACAATTTAACACAGTACTTACTAATTTCAACAAGTTTCTTCACTTAAAAATGGCTTGAGATTTCAGACTGCATCTTGAACTAGTTAGGTCATATCAGCGTAAATCATTGACGAGTAAATATTTAAAGCATTCAGATCGAAAACATTGCAAACACTTTGAACACAAATTAAGCAAACATCTTTAAACCGAACTTAACGTGACTAAAAAACGGAAATATCCGAAGATTTCCAAGTGTTACTAAGCTTTCCGAATACATGTGAAAATACCGGTTTCCATGTCTGATCCGGTGAAAACCGGTAAACCTGTTATATTGCGCAACCTTAAGATTTAGTTATGGTTTTCCAAAAAACGGGTGAGCTTGATGCATCTACGTGCAATGCTCCATGGTCTAGAGGTTGTTTTAATGTTAACACTTCATACTCTCCTACCCTATGCTGCATACAAAAAACCGCAAAACACCATGCATAAACGTGTCAGCTATCTACAGGGCTAAAAACGAACTACTCATCAAGAGATATTCCATCATTTGTTCGTTTAACAGGTTAAACGGTATAGGTGATGAGTATCGGTGTGATGTCAAAGCATGTGATACATTATGATGATTAATATCCTCCAGGTAAACCCTCAAGGTTATTCAGTGCCACTAAATATATAAGTATCTTTGACATATGACCCGCCGAGTCCTTGGGCGCTTGACAGCGCTAGATTGATAATGATTGGAATCACTATAGATTCAGTCGAAAGGATATTTAGGACAGAAGCCAATACGATTTAAAATATTGGCAGAACAGTGTTGTTAGGGGCCTGACCTCATATCGCCCACAAGTTATTTCGCTTTGATCcttataaaaaaataaagttGACTGAACATCACAAAAATGCTGTTATACCTTTAGAAAAATAGGTATTCTTCctttaataaaaatacactctTGCAATAGTGATTGATACTTTACAAATGTCAAGTATTCAACCAGTTAATATAACAATGTCATTATAATGATCAGTCACCTAGGTCAATCAACAACATACATAATTCAGTCACAGAAGGATTACAGAAGATATAGAAATCCGTACAAAAATCGTGTCGTCTTCCACTCATGTACTTGCAACACAGTCGTTGAATATGGAAGCCTGTTGACCATGCATCTGGACCTTGTTCCATAACTTCAACCTAAGCATACTTGACATGATCCAGTGGCAGTAGTATCATAGCTGCAGCTCGTCGGACTGGACTCTGTACTGCAGGATTGTTCATGCATTCTACGCACAATTGCAAGATCCCTTGTCAGCAACATGACACCACAAAACTTGGgcatagtgaaaaaaaacagcCCCgatgttacggttaagaatttaccgtgacaaacgatgtaaaaaatccccttgtgaaccagcaaaacagaacaaagacaagtcataaacgttcaaattatgtattattatgcaacaagAGCAagatatacaaagtcacaagtcagtttcacaatggtgattacaaatacaattcaagtgagacaaaatctgtCTGTGGGTCACAAAAttaatacaatatagcaaactcttagtgtgagagagagtcaaccatgcagaatgtaaacacagcggtCGGTCTGACGGCTGTTACCGTAGATTCGGGCGTTGACGGATTTTGATGATGAAGTGTTCTCAgtgatgtatatcctccagttaatatgaatgagtgtcgccttcaacacggcaaccagccctTTTATATATaatcagtcatttcccgaaagttcgggcacttacgacaatcgtcaacactgtagaatgcacTCGAAtatgtctcccggaagtaaacacatagtaaactaggagcagatgaattcctgaaaaaaaactgaatcctaaaagtgttgaccatctattaaaacgaaatgtgacccatcataataattattcaaaacactaaacattgtgaccccaaaataattattacttaattaattacaaattatACAGAatatacacactcgtaacacccGAACAGAGCTGCCAGGGAAGATCTCACTACAGCACTGACGAAAGCCGATTCAAATCTGTCTGGATCACATCTGGGGAGGGTTTACACCAGTCTGTGCACTAACAGAGTCCTTCAACAATCAAAAGAACCTAACATAAGTCTTGTTTGGGAGAAGTGAAAATACCACATGATACATGCTACCATTCACCAGACAAACAATGTACACCTGCAACCACAAGCTAGGACAAATAGAGAAAATACCGTCCATGATGTCAGCTTCACCCAGTATTTCCAACCTCTCAGTGTTTGCAAACACCATTAGTCTCTCACCCACACACAGGAAGTTACTTCCGTCCCCTGTCTTGGTCCATGGATCTTCCAGGTTGACTTTGGCTTTGGAATCAGAAATTGGCCGAGCCGTCTAGGGATCTATGTCTGTACAAGGCTGTTCAAAGACATCAGATAAGCAATGTAAGTAAATGAGTACGTCATGTCACACAGACAACGTACAATATCATCTTGTTTAATGTTAACAGCCAGTTGTTAATATTAATACCCATTATTATGATAGAGATGTGGTAGAACGATTAATGTAGGCGATATGAGGTGTAGGCGAAATGGCGTATAGGCGATAGGAAGGCAAGCCTTGTTAAGCATGGACATCAGGGGCGGATACAACTTTATGGGAAAGCTGGTGGGGCCGGTGGGAGACATTCAATGGTCATTTGATAAACTTACTGGACAAAAAGGGGGTCCGCACCCAACATCCCCAGTATTCTGTATGAAACGCCTACCAATACATGTCACTGATTCTGAAACTGATTCGCCATCATTAAAAACAATATCAAACTCATTACCTTTTGGTTTGGATACTAAAACCAAACGTCAGATAATAATGATTATAATGATGGAGATAATTTGACAGGATATCTGAAGACACAGAAACCAGTAAATGTTTGTGTAGAGGCATCATCTACATGCAGCCACAAATGTTGATGTGACAAACGTGTAAGTAATGCATTTTGCCATCACAATTTAAGTGTTCCCATACCGATCTGTAAAGAACTACACATGCATTCACAAAGAGATAATAAAAATTCATTTTATAATATTTATTCATGTATATAGCGCCTAATATTcatctgactagttgctcactgaACCCTGTAATCAGAATTTGATTATTATTAACCCGGATAACCCACTGCCCGTGAGGCACTGAGAGGTTAATAGTTAGATGACTTATCTTACCAGCTACCCATTTCTTGCCGGGAAAACAGAGGCAATCTTCAACATCTCACTTGCCGGAGgtaagaccacatgtatcaagtatactaggactgaagtcctagaaagtCTCAGGAGGCAATGTATCAAACACGGTGATCCATCCAAGGATTCTCTCGATCGAcgctgcttaacttcaactgatctTTATACACGGACTCTGCCCACATACTACTGTAGTGAAAGGATTATGGGAACATATGCTAATCTTGGCAGACTGGAATGGTTTTCAATTGCCACTACTGTGAGAGAGGGTCGGTTTTCACCATCCTGCCGCAGCGACCTACAACTGAACAGGGTACTGGCCTACAGTGAGTTCTTATCTTAAACACTAATCCTGAGATTAATCTTGGCCAAAATACTGTCAAAACTTTCCTTGCGACTGTAAGAGATATACTTGTGTCATATTTGACACAAAAagtaatatttatgtttcatatttgttttgttgcaaTGGAAAACTGAATTTCATGCAAAAATCCAGATTCTAAGAATTTGATAACGTTAATGTTTTTGATGGGCTACAGGATATCGACCAATCAGGTGCTTAAACCGTTGTGTGCCTCGAAATATTAGGATGTTTTTCGTTTGCAATAAATTGGTAAATCTGCTGTAACAGTGATATATCTCAAGCAAGTATATCGAAAAATGATTATAATCCATCTATTGTCTTGatacatatgttatatattgAATTCCGCTTTCTTGGtacagtacaaattctagtactttttgagttgagtcccatccgggattcgaactcacacccTCAGTCAGGCACCGGATCGCCATGTTTGCTCAGATTTTTCTTTATTGCTAAA
Proteins encoded:
- the LOC137294463 gene encoding uncharacterized protein, whose protein sequence is MEKGMIPRVHKKLIFIGVMGWFLVALEARSQPNITTESFLLPESVIQSVKDESSPEQAVCRYLCSRGPVTTQVCRCRFWLPCLGKVCEKGSSCRIRGNKSVPQTLCCPSFSSKMGKQCQERRSLITYRRLTAYYTYNTSTGACEIHHWTAYRVQMVTIPGYTTFRACSLCTLYKMCEGPIIDRFSAASDVMS